One Sinorhizobium fredii NGR234 DNA window includes the following coding sequences:
- a CDS encoding sigma 54-interacting transcriptional regulator — translation MLTRAIHEAARRPGSKLINAPTADVIGESLFGSAPAQGGREVLGLLQFHPKATLVIEDFETLCEDAQKRLTEVIETGVYRRLGDNDRGFRGTSDPDIDAAAVTT, via the coding sequence CTGCTCACACGCGCCATTCATGAAGCTGCCAGACGTCCTGGCAGCAAATTAATCAACGCGCCTACGGCGGATGTTATTGGCGAGTCGCTCTTCGGTTCGGCCCCGGCGCAGGGTGGACGCGAGGTGCTCGGGCTGCTCCAATTCCATCCCAAGGCGACGCTGGTGATTGAGGATTTCGAAACTTTGTGCGAAGACGCTCAGAAGCGGCTGACCGAGGTCATCGAGACTGGCGTTTACCGGCGGCTTGGTGATAACGACAGAGGTTTTCGAGGGACGTCTGATCCTGACATCGATGCAGCCGCTGTCACAACTTAG
- a CDS encoding transposase, with protein MLTGPERRRRWSLEDRAQILAEAFAPGAVVSEVARRFEVSTGLIYTWRRQALVQQAEPALCASQAC; from the coding sequence TTGCTGACGGGGCCAGAGCGGCGTCGGCGATGGTCGTTGGAAGATCGCGCGCAGATACTGGCGGAGGCCTTCGCGCCGGGCGCGGTGGTTTCCGAAGTTGCGCGCCGCTTCGAGGTTTCGACTGGCCTGATCTACACATGGCGGCGGCAAGCTTTGGTCCAGCAGGCCGAGCCCGCCCTTTGTGCCAGCCAAGCTTGTTGA
- the istA gene encoding IS21 family transposase, which translates to MPGRHVTDHQMRLFMKYRQTHSVEVAAAKASISRATAFRMEKEQRLPSQNKPPRGRRRPDPLEHIFDAEVVPLLKAAPGIRAVAVYDEMLRRHPELPEGIRRTLERRIRSWRAVHGEAQEVIFRQTHEPGRLGLSDFTDMGSLSVTIAGQPLDHLLYHFRLVWSGFEHAHVILGGESFVALAEGLQNALWSVGGSPLYHRSDSLSAAFRNLDADAKVDLTNRYEELCAHYRMTPTRNNKGVAHENGSIESSHGHLKNAVRDALLMRGTRDFDDLRSYRAFIDEIVSRRNAAHGKRIDAERPHLQVLPERRTTDFEEVVVTVSRTGGFALRKVFYTVPSRLIGHRLRVRLFDDRLDVFIGGTHLLTLPRGRAHASGKHDQVVNYHHVIHSLRKKPMALLNLVYRDKLFPRPEYRRAFDALIEQLPDRQACKITVELLALAHDRGCERELAEELARTLDARKLPDLMALRAIFGPDPDQLPTVHVQLASLNSYEALMGSAYAGEAA; encoded by the coding sequence GTGCCGGGTCGCCATGTAACCGATCATCAGATGAGATTATTCATGAAGTACCGACAAACGCATTCTGTTGAGGTCGCCGCCGCGAAGGCGTCGATCAGCCGGGCGACGGCGTTCCGCATGGAGAAAGAGCAGCGCCTTCCGTCGCAGAACAAGCCGCCCCGCGGTCGGCGTCGACCCGATCCGCTTGAGCATATCTTTGATGCGGAGGTCGTTCCGCTCCTCAAGGCCGCTCCCGGCATTCGTGCGGTCGCCGTTTACGACGAGATGCTGCGGCGTCATCCGGAACTGCCCGAAGGCATTCGCCGCACACTTGAGCGGCGCATCCGGTCATGGCGGGCGGTTCACGGTGAAGCACAGGAGGTGATCTTCCGCCAGACGCACGAGCCCGGCCGACTAGGGCTGTCGGATTTTACCGACATGGGCAGCCTCAGCGTGACGATCGCCGGCCAACCGCTCGACCATCTGCTCTATCACTTCCGGCTGGTTTGGTCGGGTTTTGAGCACGCCCATGTCATCCTTGGCGGCGAAAGCTTCGTCGCCTTGGCGGAGGGCCTGCAGAACGCCCTGTGGTCGGTCGGCGGTTCGCCGCTCTATCACCGCAGCGACAGCCTGTCGGCTGCCTTCCGCAACCTCGATGCCGATGCCAAGGTCGATCTGACAAACCGCTATGAGGAGCTGTGCGCTCACTACCGGATGACGCCGACGCGCAACAACAAGGGCGTCGCCCACGAGAACGGCTCAATCGAAAGCTCCCACGGCCATCTCAAGAACGCAGTCCGCGATGCACTCCTGATGCGCGGCACCAGAGACTTCGACGATCTGCGCTCCTACCGCGCCTTCATCGACGAGATCGTCAGCCGCCGCAATGCCGCGCATGGCAAGCGCATTGATGCCGAGCGCCCGCATCTGCAGGTGCTTCCCGAGCGCCGCACCACCGACTTCGAGGAGGTAGTCGTCACCGTGTCGCGCACCGGCGGCTTCGCCTTGCGCAAAGTCTTCTACACCGTCCCCTCCCGTTTGATCGGCCATCGGCTGCGTGTGCGTTTGTTTGACGATCGTCTCGACGTCTTCATCGGCGGCACGCATCTGCTGACGTTGCCACGAGGTCGCGCCCACGCGAGCGGCAAGCATGACCAGGTCGTCAACTATCACCACGTCATCCACTCTCTGCGCAAAAAGCCCATGGCGCTTCTCAACCTGGTCTATCGCGACAAGCTCTTCCCCCGGCCGGAATATCGCAGGGCTTTCGACGCTCTCATCGAGCAACTGCCTGACCGGCAGGCTTGCAAGATCACCGTCGAATTGCTGGCCCTGGCTCATGATCGCGGTTGCGAGCGTGAACTGGCCGAGGAGCTTGCCAGAACGCTCGACGCCCGCAAACTGCCCGACCTGATGGCCTTGAGAGCCATCTTCGGTCCGGACCCGGATCAGTTGCCGACCGTGCATGTGCAGCTCGCATCGCTCAATAGCTATGAAGCCCTGATGGGGTCTGCTTATGCGGGAGAGGCCGCATGA
- a CDS encoding IS630 family transposase, with product MTAKGRDHVRNTRCGNHLGQWSCATTPKGRTYGSKRSGQKYLQKTLASGSRPHMWAYIFGAVCPRKGKGAGLVLPYCDTEAMQEHLAEIGRSVDDGAHAVLILDQAGWHVTPKLKVPDNITLMFLPPRSPELNPVENVWQFMRDNWLSNRIFKDYDDIVTHCCAAWNKLVDQPWKIMSIGLREWAHRS from the coding sequence CTGACCGCTAAAGGTCGAGACCATGTTAGGAATACGCGTTGCGGAAATCATCTTGGCCAGTGGTCATGTGCGACCACACCAAAAGGCCGCACATATGGAAGCAAGCGATCCGGTCAAAAATATCTGCAGAAAACACTTGCAAGCGGGAGCCGTCCACATATGTGGGCCTACATCTTCGGGGCCGTCTGCCCGCGGAAGGGAAAGGGCGCGGGCCTGGTCCTGCCCTATTGCGATACCGAGGCCATGCAGGAGCACCTCGCCGAGATCGGCCGGAGCGTCGATGACGGCGCCCATGCGGTGCTCATCCTCGATCAGGCCGGATGGCACGTGACGCCGAAACTGAAGGTGCCGGACAACATCACCTTGATGTTCCTGCCGCCGCGCTCACCGGAACTCAACCCAGTCGAAAACGTCTGGCAGTTCATGCGCGACAACTGGCTCTCCAACCGTATCTTCAAGGACTACGACGACATCGTCACCCATTGCTGCGCCGCATGGAACAAGCTCGTCGACCAGCCGTGGAAGATCATGTCCATCGGACTCCGCGAATGGGCGCATCGGTCATGA
- a CDS encoding D-alanine--D-alanine ligase family protein → MRIAVVCNSAFTGVINRFGQPYPQPPQPWPQGRIADSVVAALQECGHETLLCEGDKGLLTTLERFMPPDPLARTSGMVFNLAEGIQGEYRFTHVPAMLEMAGVPYTGSSPLGHGLTDDKVISKTLMRDSGVPTPNFSIMRRGTESTDDLRFPVVVKPRHEDNSFGLQLVHEPAQLQQAVKMIVTKYAQDALVEEYIDGREIHVALLGNQEVEVLPMVEFELGEHEAPLLTWEAKYLAAVQPPKTCPAKIESKLATLLRDISVATFRACQCRDYARVDLRLDRSGQPFVLEINSMPGLSTHSAYVLAAMTAGHSYSSLINGILDVAHRRYFGNGILG, encoded by the coding sequence ATGCGAATAGCCGTCGTGTGTAACAGTGCTTTTACGGGTGTAATCAATCGGTTCGGTCAGCCTTATCCGCAGCCGCCGCAGCCTTGGCCGCAGGGCCGGATAGCGGACAGCGTGGTGGCGGCCCTGCAAGAATGCGGCCACGAGACGCTGCTGTGTGAAGGCGACAAAGGACTGCTCACTACGCTTGAGCGGTTCATGCCACCCGATCCGCTAGCCCGTACTTCGGGAATGGTCTTCAACTTGGCCGAGGGAATTCAGGGCGAGTACCGTTTCACCCATGTTCCGGCTATGCTCGAGATGGCCGGCGTCCCCTACACCGGATCGAGCCCTCTGGGGCATGGGCTGACCGACGATAAGGTCATCAGCAAGACGCTTATGCGCGATAGCGGCGTGCCCACGCCGAACTTTAGTATTATGCGCCGCGGCACCGAGAGTACCGACGATCTCCGATTCCCAGTCGTGGTGAAACCGCGTCACGAGGACAACAGCTTCGGATTGCAGCTCGTACATGAGCCGGCTCAATTGCAGCAAGCAGTGAAAATGATCGTCACGAAGTATGCGCAGGATGCGCTTGTGGAAGAATACATCGATGGGCGAGAAATCCACGTCGCGCTGTTGGGAAACCAAGAAGTCGAGGTGTTGCCTATGGTGGAATTTGAGCTTGGCGAACACGAAGCCCCTCTTCTAACCTGGGAAGCGAAGTACTTGGCGGCCGTGCAGCCGCCAAAGACCTGTCCGGCGAAAATCGAGAGCAAGCTCGCGACTTTGCTGCGGGATATTTCTGTTGCGACCTTCCGCGCCTGCCAGTGCCGGGATTATGCTCGCGTCGACCTCCGGCTCGACCGTTCCGGCCAGCCCTTTGTTCTTGAGATAAACTCGATGCCGGGACTCAGTACTCACTCCGCTTATGTTTTAGCCGCGATGACTGCCGGACACAGTTACTCTAGCTTGATCAATGGCATCCTCGACGTCGCCCATAGGCGGTACTTCGGAAACGGCATCCTAGGGTGA
- a CDS encoding IS110-like element ISRsp4 family transposase — translation MEQIIRIGMDTSKSVFQLHGVNAVEQPILRKKLSRREMVKFFEKTPPTIIALEACGGSHHWARLLSSFGHEVKLIAPQLAKPYVKRGKNDAADAEALCEAMSRPTMRFVPMKTADQQAALMLVGMRERLIRNRTQLANAIRGFAMEFGIVAAKGMCRIEALLERIAADPSLPELAQDLFALHGQEYRELACQIKTLDEKLMKLHRADECSKRLAEIPGVGPIGASLLLMKTPDPRMFKSGRDFAAWIGLTPKDHSTAGKVRLGVITRAGDEMLRSILVVGATSLLQQVRTGRSRHASAWLMGLLQRKRPKLVAVALANKLARIAWKLMTSGESYRQAEGQAQTS, via the coding sequence GTGGAACAGATTATCCGAATTGGTATGGATACGTCAAAGAGCGTCTTCCAATTGCATGGTGTGAATGCGGTTGAGCAGCCAATCCTTCGTAAGAAGCTGTCGCGCCGGGAAATGGTGAAGTTCTTCGAGAAAACACCGCCGACCATTATCGCACTTGAAGCGTGCGGTGGGTCACATCACTGGGCACGGCTGTTAAGTTCGTTCGGCCATGAAGTAAAGTTGATAGCACCGCAACTGGCCAAGCCGTATGTGAAACGGGGCAAGAACGATGCCGCGGATGCGGAAGCATTGTGTGAGGCAATGAGCCGCCCGACCATGCGCTTCGTGCCAATGAAAACGGCTGATCAGCAGGCGGCGTTAATGCTGGTCGGTATGCGAGAGAGACTCATCCGCAATCGGACACAGCTCGCCAATGCCATTCGCGGTTTTGCCATGGAATTTGGCATCGTTGCGGCCAAAGGCATGTGCCGCATCGAAGCGCTATTGGAGCGCATTGCCGCTGACCCGTCCCTACCGGAACTGGCGCAGGATCTCTTCGCGCTGCATGGACAGGAATACCGCGAGCTAGCTTGCCAGATCAAAACGCTCGATGAAAAGTTGATGAAGTTGCATCGTGCTGATGAATGCAGCAAACGCCTGGCCGAGATCCCGGGTGTCGGCCCGATAGGCGCCTCCCTTCTCTTGATGAAGACACCGGATCCTCGAATGTTTAAATCGGGCCGCGACTTTGCAGCATGGATCGGTCTGACGCCGAAGGACCATTCAACTGCCGGAAAGGTCAGGCTTGGTGTCATTACCCGGGCTGGCGACGAAATGTTGCGGAGCATCTTGGTGGTTGGCGCGACATCTCTTCTACAGCAAGTCAGAACAGGCCGCAGCAGGCACGCCTCTGCATGGCTTATGGGGCTGCTGCAGCGGAAAAGGCCAAAGTTGGTTGCCGTAGCGCTCGCCAACAAGCTGGCGCGGATTGCGTGGAAGCTTATGACGAGCGGCGAGTCATATCGCCAGGCAGAAGGCCAAGCGCAGACATCATAA
- a CDS encoding helix-turn-helix domain-containing protein gives MITTEVFEGRLILTSMQPLSQLSSSGKVISSLASRLVPGHVFLPKLRDRLEDLPLLAEHFLQALRKDRRSLKLSVDYSAYRLLMAYSWPENVRELRSVLETAAIRCEGDWIKAENLPPLDHADMRESHPANEREWILDALQRHRFRRGEAARHLGISRKTLYNKMRAYGLPLQPRDSP, from the coding sequence GTGATAACGACAGAGGTTTTCGAGGGACGTCTGATCCTGACATCGATGCAGCCGCTGTCACAACTTAGCTCAAGCGGGAAGGTAATCTCCTCGCTCGCTTCGCGCCTGGTTCCCGGGCATGTCTTCCTGCCCAAGCTACGCGACCGCCTGGAAGACCTGCCTCTGCTTGCGGAGCACTTCCTGCAGGCGCTCAGAAAGGATCGGCGCAGCCTCAAGCTGTCGGTCGATTACTCGGCCTACCGCCTTCTGATGGCCTATTCCTGGCCAGAAAACGTCCGCGAACTGCGCTCCGTGCTCGAGACAGCCGCCATCCGCTGCGAGGGCGATTGGATCAAGGCGGAGAATTTGCCGCCCTTGGACCACGCGGATATGCGTGAATCGCACCCGGCAAACGAGCGCGAATGGATCCTGGACGCGCTCCAGCGTCATCGCTTCCGCCGCGGTGAAGCCGCTCGCCATCTCGGGATTTCGCGCAAGACGCTGTACAACAAAATGCGCGCCTATGGTCTGCCATTGCAGCCACGGGACAGCCCTTAA
- a CDS encoding CapA family protein has protein sequence MEKCSHESGRHSAENDGKYDITGSTATNVVDGFTMVAVGDVIVSRTLANGHHPGFSEIVELLRAADVTFGNMETLIFDIRSFNGTPQAEYGGAYHVSLPEIGPDLKAMGFNIMGRANNHSLDWGVEGMRETSRILDESGIIHAGVGESRAQASAARLLETARGRVALLSCATSFTPMSRACDPAGEAPARPGVNALRLERSVVVEPDMLESLRKIRDALPNPGPKHDDREMLVLAGTTYRTGKDVGYTYAANTRDLADILRNVRRGKQYSDFCIFTNHAHEPGNWSEEPADFEQALARKLIDAGADAYVGHGPHRLRGIEIYKRRPIFYSLGNFFYDDLRTPVGADMYDVYDKDPQVDTDAEVTAAEETMGYPTAAGFIGALAEPVYYESVVAVSRFEENQLAELRLYPIELGYSKRLANRGVPSLAPRPQAISILERLQRLSEPFGTRITIEDRVGLIRL, from the coding sequence ATGGAGAAGTGCTCACACGAGAGCGGTCGTCATTCGGCGGAGAATGACGGCAAATACGATATCACTGGTTCGACGGCGACGAACGTCGTGGACGGTTTCACAATGGTGGCAGTTGGCGACGTTATCGTGTCGCGAACCCTGGCGAACGGGCACCATCCGGGCTTTAGTGAGATCGTCGAGCTCCTGCGAGCCGCAGACGTAACTTTCGGCAACATGGAGACGCTGATCTTCGACATCAGATCATTCAATGGAACACCGCAGGCTGAGTACGGGGGGGCGTATCACGTCAGCCTTCCCGAGATTGGACCTGATCTGAAGGCGATGGGGTTCAATATTATGGGCCGCGCAAACAACCATTCCTTGGACTGGGGCGTCGAAGGCATGCGTGAGACGAGCCGGATCCTCGATGAGAGCGGCATCATCCACGCCGGTGTGGGTGAAAGTCGCGCACAAGCCAGCGCTGCACGTCTTTTAGAAACGGCCCGCGGTCGCGTCGCTTTGCTCTCATGCGCCACCTCATTCACGCCGATGTCGCGTGCATGCGATCCAGCGGGCGAGGCACCAGCCAGGCCTGGAGTCAATGCGCTCCGTCTAGAGAGAAGCGTCGTCGTCGAGCCCGACATGCTTGAGAGCCTAAGAAAGATACGTGATGCCTTGCCCAATCCTGGGCCTAAACACGATGATCGCGAAATGTTGGTGCTCGCAGGAACGACCTATAGAACCGGCAAAGACGTCGGCTACACCTATGCGGCTAATACGCGAGATCTGGCCGATATTTTAAGAAACGTTCGGCGCGGCAAGCAATATTCCGATTTCTGCATTTTTACAAACCACGCACACGAGCCGGGAAATTGGAGCGAAGAGCCGGCCGATTTTGAGCAGGCGCTTGCTCGCAAGCTAATCGATGCGGGAGCGGACGCGTACGTTGGACACGGACCGCACCGACTGCGTGGCATCGAAATCTACAAACGCCGGCCCATCTTCTATAGTCTGGGGAACTTCTTTTATGATGACCTCCGGACACCCGTTGGGGCGGACATGTACGATGTGTACGACAAGGACCCACAGGTGGACACCGATGCCGAAGTAACCGCAGCGGAAGAAACAATGGGTTACCCTACGGCTGCAGGGTTCATAGGCGCGCTCGCCGAACCGGTGTATTACGAGAGCGTCGTCGCAGTTAGCCGCTTTGAGGAGAACCAACTGGCCGAACTGCGGCTTTATCCAATCGAGCTCGGTTATTCCAAAAGGCTTGCGAACAGGGGCGTCCCTAGTCTTGCTCCACGCCCTCAGGCAATCTCGATTCTTGAACGCCTGCAGAGGTTGTCAGAGCCGTTTGGAACGAGAATCACCATCGAGGACCGTGTCGGTCTTATTAGACTGTAA
- the istB gene encoding IS21-like element helper ATPase IstB, which translates to MKNVHNTIDEARLGIMLNDLRLPTIKTLWPQFAEQADREGWPAARFLSAIAEHELAERAHRRIERHLAEAHLPPGKTLESFAFDAVPMVSKAQVMAIAAGDSWLAKGANILLFGPPGGGKSHLAAAIGLALIENGWRVLFTRTTDLVQKLQVARRELQLESAIAKLDKFDLLILDDLAYVTKDQAETSVLFELISARYERRSIMITANQPFGEWNRVFPDPAMTLAAVDRLVHHATIFEMNVESYRRRSAMEAKRHRGRPAAFATTKSASLIVAERQSEHDETLASDNQHDTFMPTAT; encoded by the coding sequence ATGAAAAACGTCCACAACACCATCGACGAAGCCCGCCTCGGCATCATGCTCAATGACCTGAGGCTGCCGACGATCAAAACGCTGTGGCCGCAATTTGCCGAACAGGCCGATCGTGAAGGGTGGCCTGCGGCTCGTTTCCTTTCGGCCATCGCCGAGCATGAACTGGCTGAACGGGCGCATCGCAGGATCGAACGTCACCTCGCCGAGGCGCATCTGCCGCCCGGAAAGACGCTCGAGAGCTTCGCTTTCGACGCCGTGCCCATGGTCTCCAAGGCCCAGGTCATGGCCATTGCCGCCGGCGACAGTTGGCTCGCCAAAGGTGCCAATATCCTCCTGTTCGGTCCGCCGGGCGGCGGAAAGAGCCATCTCGCCGCCGCCATCGGCCTCGCGCTGATCGAGAATGGTTGGCGGGTGCTGTTCACGCGCACGACCGACCTCGTCCAGAAGCTTCAGGTCGCACGGCGTGAACTCCAGCTCGAATCCGCCATCGCAAAGCTCGACAAGTTCGATCTGCTCATCCTCGACGATCTGGCCTACGTCACCAAGGACCAGGCCGAAACCAGCGTGCTGTTCGAACTCATCTCCGCAAGATATGAGCGGCGTTCCATCATGATAACCGCCAATCAGCCCTTCGGAGAATGGAACCGCGTCTTTCCGGACCCGGCCATGACGCTTGCCGCGGTGGACCGACTTGTTCATCACGCAACGATCTTCGAAATGAACGTCGAAAGCTATCGGCGACGTTCCGCCATGGAAGCCAAACGCCACCGCGGCAGACCCGCCGCCTTCGCGACAACCAAAAGTGCTTCCCTGATTGTCGCGGAGCGACAATCAGAACACGATGAGACCCTTGCCAGCGACAATCAACATGATACCTTCATGCCGACCGCGACATAA
- a CDS encoding aminotransferase class I/II-fold pyridoxal phosphate-dependent enzyme, with amino-acid sequence MPNVQSLAIIVTDPRLIISTWKDRCPAPLSSVGGMPILARLVSQLAQAGVQKTIVFALDGIGDVKRILNNRMKRMELVIRIMPTPGSGRLIDLATITEIAEFHGQVLVFTENAVIDPSLIQRLLRSSDRNITVVSRSERRRCLRLLGDIGGRLTAMLPGDSPIRESASADVSPVGIYKFDPALLRAIARIRPHRFNDDLEFFETALGLQRHQIYLMYADPQHVRRVNDATDLEAANFASSSSGDQFSILERLQAGNWRYPASEHILLCNHHFPPASVVDRLRERLQDLLYLQPSDQLDIIAKLSEMTDLPARNLAVGNGVGELIKALYGYLDPRIVIPTPTSAQYIDAVEPNKVSRFELPPENFDLDVEAFANFAKRRQASVAVLVNPNNPTGRLVPVQEIEWLASQLAIEKCRLVVDETFIEFSVAGKGNSVEKLLSVFPKMVILKSLGAIMGLGGAQIGYLASKDEQLTHGVRRRLPLGNINGIAEYLLWILPEFREEWEASFRRTRADVVSFSRMLDTIPELEVHPSQANYLFCRTPEAWPSAKHVATMLAKRYGVLVQNCENQCMKYGDRYLRLTVLPYEENRYLVSALRRINEELVEWSTQSKRAGTAYHLGC; translated from the coding sequence ATGCCCAACGTCCAGAGTTTAGCGATTATTGTCACTGACCCGCGACTGATAATCTCGACTTGGAAAGATCGCTGTCCAGCGCCGCTGAGCTCGGTCGGCGGCATGCCAATTCTTGCCCGCTTGGTCTCTCAATTGGCACAGGCGGGGGTACAAAAAACGATCGTGTTCGCATTAGATGGTATCGGCGACGTTAAACGTATTCTCAACAACCGCATGAAGCGCATGGAGCTCGTGATACGTATCATGCCGACCCCGGGCTCTGGTCGCCTTATAGATCTAGCAACTATTACGGAAATCGCTGAGTTCCACGGTCAAGTTTTAGTGTTCACTGAGAACGCTGTCATCGATCCCTCACTGATTCAACGTTTATTGCGATCATCTGACCGCAATATCACGGTAGTAAGCAGATCAGAACGCAGACGATGCTTGCGTTTATTGGGCGATATTGGAGGCCGTCTTACTGCCATGTTGCCCGGTGACTCTCCCATTCGAGAAAGTGCTTCTGCAGACGTTAGCCCCGTCGGGATCTATAAATTTGATCCCGCACTTCTCCGAGCGATTGCTCGTATCCGCCCCCATCGGTTTAATGACGATCTGGAGTTCTTCGAAACCGCTTTAGGGCTTCAACGCCATCAAATTTACTTGATGTATGCCGACCCTCAACACGTAAGGAGAGTGAATGATGCCACCGATCTTGAGGCGGCAAATTTTGCGTCTAGTTCCAGCGGCGACCAGTTTAGTATACTTGAACGATTGCAAGCGGGGAACTGGCGATATCCAGCCAGTGAGCACATCTTGCTCTGTAATCATCATTTTCCTCCAGCCTCAGTAGTCGACCGACTGCGCGAACGTTTGCAGGACCTGCTCTATCTTCAGCCCTCCGACCAGCTCGATATTATAGCAAAGCTCTCGGAAATGACAGATCTTCCGGCTCGAAATCTTGCAGTTGGTAACGGCGTGGGCGAGTTAATTAAAGCCCTCTACGGCTACCTCGATCCGAGAATCGTGATTCCAACCCCAACATCCGCGCAGTACATTGATGCCGTCGAACCAAATAAAGTGAGTCGTTTCGAGCTTCCGCCTGAGAACTTTGACTTAGACGTGGAGGCTTTCGCAAATTTTGCAAAAAGGCGGCAAGCGTCCGTCGCTGTACTGGTCAACCCAAACAACCCAACAGGACGCTTGGTTCCCGTCCAGGAGATAGAATGGTTGGCGTCACAACTCGCTATAGAGAAGTGCCGGCTCGTGGTCGATGAGACGTTCATAGAGTTTTCAGTGGCAGGGAAAGGAAATTCGGTAGAGAAGCTTCTCAGCGTTTTTCCAAAGATGGTCATTCTTAAAAGCCTAGGTGCGATAATGGGCCTGGGAGGTGCCCAGATCGGCTATCTTGCTTCGAAAGACGAACAACTCACCCACGGAGTTCGCCGGCGGCTTCCGCTTGGGAACATAAATGGCATCGCAGAATATCTCCTTTGGATTTTGCCAGAATTTCGCGAGGAGTGGGAAGCAAGCTTTCGTCGCACTCGAGCAGACGTTGTGTCCTTCTCTCGAATGTTGGATACTATCCCGGAGCTTGAGGTCCACCCTTCCCAAGCAAACTACCTCTTCTGCAGAACTCCTGAGGCTTGGCCAAGTGCGAAGCATGTTGCCACGATGCTTGCGAAGCGATACGGCGTGTTGGTCCAGAACTGTGAAAATCAGTGTATGAAGTATGGTGACCGATACCTGCGCTTGACTGTGCTACCCTATGAGGAGAATCGTTACCTTGTGTCGGCACTCCGGCGGATTAATGAAGAACTGGTAGAATGGTCGACACAAAGTAAGCGCGCGGGTACGGCGTATCATTTGGGGTGCTGA
- a CDS encoding phosphoenolpyruvate hydrolase family protein, which produces MAQRLHATWQPRSCERSNDQAASRGGADFILALNAGRLRSMGAPSIFSLLALRNSNDFVLDFARSEILPFAKVPIFFGASAFDPRSSVEAELGRIAEAGFGAVVNFPTAIFLNGRFRADIECAGLGFQRELEMLRVAQERGMATLAYVCSMTEAEQAAEAGVDIINLNLGWNVGGSVGSRSGLGLAQAAEYAKIVFRQIRGISQEILCLLGGGPIVSPDQMYEASIVAKADGYIGGSTIDRVPLEASMERITSAFKSVGTLQKRIDELERKLEHVQREYLTVGRSPLIHQIKQRIEKLAASPLSVMITGTRNRKEAAHTRHS; this is translated from the coding sequence TTGGCTCAGCGGCTCCATGCGACCTGGCAGCCGCGATCATGCGAGCGCTCAAATGATCAGGCCGCCTCGCGCGGTGGCGCCGACTTCATCCTTGCGCTAAATGCAGGTCGTTTGCGCAGCATGGGTGCCCCGTCGATCTTCTCCCTGTTGGCTCTCCGCAACAGCAACGATTTCGTCCTCGATTTCGCCCGATCGGAGATCCTACCCTTCGCCAAGGTCCCGATCTTCTTCGGCGCCAGTGCCTTCGACCCCCGCTCCTCGGTTGAAGCTGAACTGGGGAGGATCGCGGAAGCCGGCTTCGGTGCTGTCGTCAACTTCCCGACTGCGATCTTCCTCAACGGTCGCTTTAGGGCCGATATAGAGTGCGCCGGACTGGGTTTTCAGCGTGAGCTCGAAATGCTCCGCGTTGCCCAAGAGCGCGGCATGGCGACACTCGCGTATGTCTGCAGCATGACTGAAGCAGAGCAGGCGGCAGAGGCTGGCGTGGACATCATCAATCTTAATCTCGGCTGGAACGTCGGCGGATCCGTCGGAAGCCGCAGCGGGCTTGGTCTGGCACAGGCGGCCGAGTACGCCAAGATCGTGTTCCGGCAGATAAGGGGAATTTCCCAGGAGATACTGTGCCTGCTCGGGGGCGGCCCGATCGTTAGCCCCGATCAGATGTACGAGGCCTCGATCGTCGCCAAGGCAGACGGTTATATCGGCGGCTCGACCATCGACCGGGTGCCGCTCGAAGCCTCGATGGAACGGATCACATCAGCCTTTAAATCTGTTGGCACCTTGCAAAAGCGCATCGATGAGCTGGAGCGAAAGCTCGAGCACGTGCAGCGGGAGTATTTGACTGTCGGGCGCTCGCCGTTGATCCACCAGATCAAGCAGCGGATTGAAAAGCTCGCAGCCTCGCCCCTGTCGGTCATGATTACCGGAACCAGGAACCGGAAAGAAGCTGCTCACACGCGCCATTCATGA